One candidate division KSB1 bacterium genomic region harbors:
- a CDS encoding UpxY family transcription antiterminator, with product MVSHWEELWYAFVTKPRHEKKVKSYLETAGFDHYLPLRKTLNQWKDRKRWVEAPLFPGYIFCRVPFVHRFEVLKAPGMVRIVGFNNQPMPVRETEIETIRSLLKSGVDLQVRDGIVVGDYVRISSGILMGLEGRIVEERGAHYFVITIEAVGKSILVDTRSIELKKIA from the coding sequence ATGGTTTCGCATTGGGAGGAGCTTTGGTACGCCTTTGTCACCAAACCGAGGCACGAAAAGAAGGTCAAGAGCTATTTAGAGACGGCGGGCTTTGATCATTACCTGCCGTTGCGAAAAACTTTGAACCAATGGAAAGACCGCAAACGGTGGGTGGAGGCACCGCTCTTTCCGGGCTACATTTTCTGCCGCGTGCCGTTCGTCCATCGGTTTGAGGTATTAAAGGCGCCCGGTATGGTGCGAATTGTCGGCTTTAATAATCAGCCTATGCCGGTGCGCGAGACAGAGATCGAGACCATCCGCAGTCTTCTCAAAAGCGGCGTCGATCTGCAGGTGCGCGACGGCATTGTTGTCGGCGACTATGTGCGGATCAGCAGCGGTATTCTCATGGGATTAGAAGGCCGCATCGTTGAAGAACGAGGTGCGCATTATTTCGTAATCACCATCGAAGCCGTCGGCAAATCGATACTTGTCGACACCCGTTCGATCGAATTGAAAAAAATTGCATAA
- a CDS encoding polysaccharide biosynthesis tyrosine autokinase — MNEPRLYEGPGNGRLFSRLSEQHLTWRDYLRIFYRGRKAILATFSVVMVITILLTFFQKPVYESTVRLILEDRSGVGQSLFNFTSAITKETLMNNQVEVLKSRTLAEGVVRNLLKTPYAAQFEVLERPDTLKHHLSFLRRIRLNLRGQMDENEIFDEQVKALREGLSVRHIRNTDMIEIRFRAHSPFEAYFVANAVASVYERISKEESQAEVRQVKDFLEKQLALYERELAGSEEQLRAYQESAKVVSLDEETADLVRKITEFETLYNSARTDLEAARQRLAYINAELERQNSSFNIESISKTTALEEFTRNIAEKESQLALYQAETIQKGDSPYTRRQIELTTRQIEALKEQFKKEVTSIASNQFVDPAKISGSLFTSKIEVEIDIRSLEPKVEAYGKIVDEYNRQLESLPAKKLQLARLTRAAQVAEKLYIMLQEKYQESRITEVGQLGNVRIIDPAKEEREPIRPKKKLNLFLGFLIGLSLGAAAAFTMEYMDDSVNSLQDLEAVGLPMIAAVPEIRPEKALVSGLRTPRSEDPEVTAINERLVTHLRPRSPISEAYRSLRTNILFTAPENPKQVILITSSGPREGKSTSAANLAITFTQMGAKTCLVDADLRRPMLHKLFQVPHQPGLTNVLIGQKTAEEAVIPVADVPNLDLLPCGINPPNPAELLGSERMNALLNELRSRYAMVIIDTPPVNAVTDPSVLARFVDGVLLVIRSGETPRGAAIAAADQLRRIKAPILGVVLNHVSRADSYGGYYHHQYYYYYYAEDGEKKPREKRKTTVDVRL; from the coding sequence ATGAACGAACCGAGGCTTTATGAAGGTCCCGGCAACGGTCGATTATTCAGCAGACTTTCCGAGCAGCACTTAACCTGGCGGGATTATCTGCGTATATTTTATCGGGGACGTAAGGCAATCCTGGCGACATTTTCGGTCGTCATGGTCATTACGATTCTCTTGACTTTTTTTCAAAAGCCGGTCTATGAATCTACGGTGCGGCTGATTCTCGAGGATCGCAGCGGCGTCGGCCAATCTCTTTTTAATTTTACTTCCGCCATCACCAAAGAGACGCTGATGAACAATCAGGTGGAGGTGCTAAAGAGCCGTACTTTGGCGGAGGGTGTAGTACGCAATCTGCTTAAAACGCCCTATGCCGCGCAGTTCGAGGTTCTGGAGCGGCCCGATACATTGAAGCATCATCTCAGTTTTCTGCGCCGGATTCGGCTGAACCTGCGCGGCCAGATGGATGAAAACGAAATTTTTGACGAGCAGGTCAAAGCCCTGCGCGAGGGGCTGAGCGTTCGCCACATCCGCAACACGGATATGATTGAGATTCGCTTCCGTGCACACAGCCCCTTCGAGGCTTATTTTGTTGCCAACGCTGTAGCCTCCGTTTATGAACGCATCAGTAAAGAAGAGAGCCAAGCCGAAGTTCGTCAGGTGAAAGACTTTTTGGAAAAGCAGCTGGCGCTTTACGAACGGGAGCTGGCCGGTTCGGAAGAGCAGCTGAGGGCTTATCAAGAGTCTGCCAAAGTCGTCTCTTTGGACGAGGAGACGGCCGACCTGGTGCGCAAGATTACCGAGTTCGAAACGCTCTACAATTCGGCACGCACCGACTTGGAAGCGGCGCGGCAGCGTTTGGCCTACATCAACGCCGAGTTGGAGCGCCAAAACAGCAGTTTCAACATCGAATCGATCAGTAAAACTACGGCGCTGGAAGAGTTTACCCGCAACATTGCGGAGAAGGAATCCCAACTGGCGCTCTATCAGGCTGAGACGATCCAAAAAGGCGACTCTCCCTATACGCGTCGGCAGATTGAGCTGACCACGCGGCAGATCGAAGCGCTCAAGGAGCAGTTCAAAAAGGAAGTCACCTCTATCGCTTCCAACCAGTTCGTCGATCCGGCCAAAATTTCCGGCTCGTTGTTTACCAGCAAAATCGAGGTCGAAATCGACATTCGTTCGCTGGAGCCCAAGGTGGAGGCTTATGGAAAGATTGTCGATGAGTACAATCGGCAGCTGGAAAGCCTACCGGCGAAAAAGCTGCAGCTGGCGCGGTTGACGCGGGCGGCCCAGGTGGCGGAAAAGCTGTACATCATGCTGCAGGAAAAGTATCAAGAGTCGCGCATCACCGAAGTCGGTCAGCTGGGTAATGTGCGGATCATCGATCCTGCAAAAGAGGAGCGCGAGCCGATTCGTCCGAAAAAAAAGCTGAACCTATTCCTAGGCTTCCTGATCGGCCTCAGCCTGGGCGCGGCCGCCGCTTTTACCATGGAGTACATGGACGATTCGGTCAACTCGCTGCAGGATTTAGAGGCTGTCGGCCTGCCGATGATTGCCGCTGTACCCGAGATTCGGCCGGAAAAGGCCCTGGTTTCAGGTCTTCGAACGCCCCGATCGGAAGACCCGGAAGTGACGGCCATCAACGAGAGGCTGGTCACGCACCTAAGGCCGCGTTCACCGATTTCGGAAGCTTATCGAAGTCTGCGCACCAACATATTGTTTACCGCGCCGGAAAATCCAAAGCAGGTCATTTTGATCACCAGCAGCGGCCCGCGCGAAGGAAAATCAACCTCGGCAGCCAATTTGGCAATTACTTTTACGCAAATGGGCGCCAAAACTTGTCTTGTGGACGCCGACCTGCGCCGACCCATGCTGCACAAGCTGTTTCAGGTACCGCATCAGCCTGGCCTGACGAACGTACTGATCGGACAAAAGACGGCTGAAGAGGCGGTGATTCCCGTTGCCGATGTACCCAATTTGGATCTCCTGCCGTGCGGCATCAATCCGCCGAACCCCGCAGAGCTGCTGGGTTCCGAGCGTATGAATGCGCTGCTCAATGAACTGCGCAGCCGCTATGCGATGGTCATCATCGATACGCCGCCGGTGAATGCAGTGACCGATCCTTCGGTTCTGGCTCGCTTTGTCGACGGTGTGCTGTTGGTTATTCGCAGTGGAGAAACACCGCGCGGCGCTGCTATAGCCGCTGCCGATCAGCTCCGTCGCATCAAGGCGCCGATTCTCGGCGTCGTATTGAACCACGTTTCGCGCGCCGACTCTTACGGCGGGTATTACCATCACCAATATTACTACTATTACTATGCGGAAGACGGGGAAAAGAAACCGCGTGAAAAGAGGAAAACGACGGTCGACGTACGATTGTGA
- a CDS encoding outer membrane lipoprotein carrier protein LolA: protein MREAGKIVYFLFAVGGYLFADVETDNFLRSVQKSYQSLKSVCAEFTQTFHWKLTGEVQTLSGRVCSLDGNQFRIETPDQLIVTNGKVLWTFTKANNQVVIDRPENATSDNPFIKEFLDKYLTEYTAQPAASDAEGMRCVLMKAKSEDQYVTRMKLWIDEKSRLIRKIEQTDVNDNITLFEVKNIDTSVKLTPRDFNFTPPDGADVIDMR, encoded by the coding sequence ATGAGGGAAGCTGGTAAAATCGTTTATTTTCTTTTTGCTGTAGGCGGTTATCTGTTCGCCGATGTTGAAACAGACAATTTTTTGCGCAGCGTACAAAAGTCCTATCAGTCGCTCAAATCGGTCTGCGCCGAGTTTACGCAGACCTTTCACTGGAAGCTGACGGGTGAGGTTCAGACCCTCAGCGGGCGCGTCTGCAGTTTGGACGGCAACCAATTCCGCATCGAAACCCCGGACCAGTTGATTGTCACCAACGGCAAGGTTCTTTGGACTTTTACCAAAGCCAACAATCAAGTGGTCATCGATCGTCCGGAAAATGCAACGAGCGACAATCCTTTCATCAAAGAGTTTCTCGACAAATACCTGACCGAATACACGGCTCAACCTGCGGCCTCGGATGCGGAAGGCATGCGCTGCGTGCTCATGAAGGCGAAATCGGAAGATCAATACGTCACCCGCATGAAGCTTTGGATCGATGAAAAGAGCCGGTTGATTCGCAAGATCGAGCAGACCGATGTGAATGACAACATTACCCTTTTTGAGGTGAAAAATATCGACACATCGGTCAAGTTGACGCCGCGCGACTTTAATTTTACGCCGCCCGACGGCGCGGATGTCATCGACATGCGCTGA